In Ruminococcaceae bacterium R-25, one genomic interval encodes:
- a CDS encoding multiple sugar transport system permease protein translates to MTKRRDTVLKIVFYSVSLILSFLSFYPLILMFKESYDYTFVEKQVAIGKLVNAHYKQTSTYLDRFWNNYKYLFIGMGNSLLVTGLSTIFTCYFSALTAYALTAYEWKLRKFCHVVIMFAMMIPSTVSTFGFLQTIYRMKWTNQLFVYYLPAIASPMTVFFMCMYLQASLSKEMIQSARIDGAGEFRIFNQIILPLMKPATATQAIFAFAASWNDGWMPAITIAKMEKKTLLLMFSPIYYLDENDFLVVLGTVVPLLILYAVLSRHIVEGVALGGLKE, encoded by the coding sequence ATGACCAAGAGAAGAGATACTGTCCTTAAGATAGTATTCTATTCCGTATCGCTGATCTTATCTTTCTTAAGCTTCTACCCTCTCATTCTCATGTTTAAGGAATCTTACGACTACACATTCGTAGAAAAGCAGGTCGCAATAGGAAAGCTCGTAAATGCGCATTACAAGCAAACATCAACGTACCTGGATAGATTCTGGAATAATTACAAATACCTTTTCATCGGAATGGGCAACTCACTTCTGGTAACGGGCCTTTCCACGATCTTCACCTGTTACTTCTCTGCCCTTACCGCATATGCACTCACAGCTTACGAATGGAAACTCCGCAAATTCTGCCACGTGGTCATAATGTTCGCAATGATGATCCCCTCGACAGTATCCACTTTCGGCTTCCTTCAGACCATCTACAGGATGAAATGGACCAACCAGCTCTTTGTTTACTACCTGCCTGCCATCGCTTCGCCCATGACGGTCTTCTTCATGTGCATGTACCTGCAGGCGTCACTATCCAAGGAAATGATCCAGTCTGCAAGGATCGACGGCGCCGGTGAATTCAGGATCTTCAACCAGATCATCCTGCCCCTCATGAAGCCCGCCACCGCGACCCAGGCCATCTTCGCCTTCGCTGCAAGCTGGAACGACGGCTGGATGCCCGCCATCACGATCGCCAAGATGGAGAAGAAAACTCTCCTTCTCATGTTCTCCCCCATCTACTATCTCGACGAGAATGACTTCCTGGTAGTACTTGGCACCGTAGTACCGCTCCTTATCCTTTACGCCGTTTTATCCAGGCATATCGTTGAAGGCGTAGCTTTGGGCGGACTGAAGGAGTAA
- a CDS encoding CTP synthase, protein MTKFIFVTGGVVSGLGKGITAASLGRLLKARGFKVAAQKLDPYINVDPGTMSPYQHGEVYVTEDGAETDLDLGHYERFIDEDLNKYSNLTSGRVYWNVLNRERRGEYLGSTVQVIPHITNEIKEFVYRVGKKTNADVVITEIGGTVGDIESQPFIEAVRQISLEVGRENSLFIHVTLVPFLRGSDEHKSKPTQHSVKELQGMGVNPGVLILRCDEPLEDEIMKKIAHFCNVKEDCVIENITLPVLYEAPLMLEKAHFSEIVCRELGLDAGEADLTHWKEMVDKIHNIEKEVKIGLVGKYVHLHDAYLSVAEALKSAGYANDVKVNIDWIDSELINEQTVSDMLSGLDGIIVPGGFGNRGINGMILAAKYARENNVPYFGICLGMQIAVIEYARNVLGIADANSGEFDEQCANKVIDFMPGQSDDIDKGGTLRLGAYPCKIAEGSLLRECYGVDEIQERHRHRYEVNNDYRERFVESGARFAGTAPDDSLVEEMEIPGHKFYLGVQYHPEFKSRPDRAHPIFKKFIEASKG, encoded by the coding sequence ATGACTAAGTTTATATTCGTAACCGGAGGAGTTGTTTCGGGATTAGGAAAAGGAATCACGGCTGCATCATTGGGCAGACTGTTGAAGGCAAGGGGATTTAAGGTTGCGGCGCAAAAGCTTGATCCTTACATCAACGTCGACCCCGGCACGATGAGCCCTTACCAACACGGCGAAGTTTACGTTACGGAAGACGGCGCAGAGACGGATCTCGATTTAGGTCACTATGAGAGATTCATCGATGAAGACCTCAACAAATATTCTAACCTCACATCCGGTCGAGTTTATTGGAACGTCCTCAACAGAGAAAGAAGAGGCGAGTACTTAGGCTCGACCGTTCAAGTTATTCCGCACATTACAAACGAGATAAAGGAATTCGTATACAGAGTAGGCAAGAAAACAAATGCTGACGTCGTTATCACAGAGATCGGAGGTACGGTCGGTGACATCGAGTCACAGCCTTTCATAGAAGCAGTAAGACAGATATCTCTTGAAGTAGGAAGAGAGAACAGCCTCTTTATCCACGTAACCCTCGTTCCGTTCTTAAGAGGTTCTGACGAACATAAGTCAAAGCCCACACAGCACTCCGTAAAAGAACTGCAGGGAATGGGTGTTAATCCCGGCGTGTTGATCCTCAGATGTGACGAACCGCTCGAAGATGAGATCATGAAGAAGATCGCTCACTTCTGCAACGTTAAGGAAGACTGTGTGATTGAGAACATCACACTTCCTGTTCTTTATGAGGCACCCCTTATGCTCGAGAAAGCTCATTTCTCCGAGATCGTATGCAGAGAATTAGGCCTCGATGCAGGTGAAGCTGACCTTACACATTGGAAAGAGATGGTCGATAAGATCCATAACATCGAGAAGGAAGTCAAGATCGGTCTTGTCGGCAAGTATGTTCACCTTCACGACGCATATCTCTCAGTCGCAGAGGCTCTCAAGAGCGCAGGTTACGCTAATGACGTTAAGGTAAATATCGACTGGATCGACTCAGAGCTTATCAACGAGCAGACAGTAAGCGATATGCTTTCAGGCCTTGACGGAATCATCGTTCCTGGCGGCTTCGGCAACCGCGGTATTAACGGCATGATCCTCGCTGCTAAATATGCACGTGAAAACAACGTTCCTTACTTCGGCATCTGCCTCGGTATGCAGATCGCAGTAATCGAGTATGCCAGAAATGTTCTGGGTATCGCTGATGCGAACTCGGGCGAGTTTGACGAACAGTGCGCAAACAAGGTCATCGACTTCATGCCCGGCCAGAGCGATGACATCGACAAGGGCGGCACGCTCCGTCTCGGCGCTTATCCTTGCAAGATCGCAGAAGGAAGCCTTCTCCGTGAATGCTACGGCGTAGACGAAATCCAGGAACGTCACAGACACAGATACGAAGTCAACAATGACTATAGGGAAAGATTCGTAGAGAGCGGCGCACGCTTCGCAGGTACGGCGCCTGACGATTCACTCGTTGAAGAGATGGAAATACCCGGTCACAAGTTCTATCTGGGCGTTCAGTATCACCCTGAGTTCAAGTCCAGACCTGACAGGGCTCATCCGATCTTCAAGAAGTTCATTGAAGCTTCAAAAGGTTAA
- a CDS encoding attachment p12 family protein encodes MIDWLAANWVNILVIALVAVAVFFAARSLIKDKKAGKSSCGCNCSHCAMAGKCHSQNKK; translated from the coding sequence ATGATCGACTGGCTTGCAGCAAACTGGGTAAACATATTGGTAATAGCATTAGTTGCTGTTGCAGTATTCTTTGCGGCAAGAAGTCTGATCAAAGACAAGAAAGCCGGCAAGAGCTCATGCGGCTGCAACTGCTCGCACTGCGCAATGGCAGGCAAATGTCACAGTCAGAATAAAAAGTAA
- a CDS encoding ferrous iron transport protein A, with translation MKTLKEVKVGQTVKVVKLHGEGAVKRRIMDMGITKGVEIYVRKVAPLGDPVEVTVRGYELSLRKNDAEMVEVE, from the coding sequence ATGAAGACACTAAAGGAAGTGAAGGTAGGACAGACCGTTAAGGTCGTAAAGCTCCACGGTGAAGGCGCCGTAAAGCGCAGGATTATGGACATGGGAATCACCAAAGGCGTTGAGATCTATGTACGCAAGGTAGCCCCCTTGGGTGACCCCGTCGAAGTAACCGTAAGAGGTTATGAATTATCTCTTCGTAAGAACGACGCTGAAATGGTAGAAGTTGAGTGA
- a CDS encoding transglutaminase superfamily protein produces MKRSLIKTVTVVLTVCVLSGCSAVTTPTTDGTTESETSIETSESTEATTTTEARGHYEYKPVVMSSIFLDIMGEDMYDAYKNYIRAVQNGEDEFEVKTEDDYNWMIGQFPNKFQPVYEVYTESNYGGAFKDGKATFQYKIPKEELAQKQAEFETLVTDILNEVLRNDYSDVEKVLALYIYFSNNYTYDYDTYNKMSDEAVQGICAYRFFTTKHGICAECATAFSFLLLQAGVDATVCGGNDEVTGEGHAWTYVTINGKNYHVDPTYVMSSGNCLSYFMMTDEQRCKEGNFKKDSMCVACHYKSDRNGNEYNADDDFFAPLWGGTLVSFDHAKKLIYYIDADGNPKTFDYSAFG; encoded by the coding sequence ATGAAAAGATCATTGATAAAAACTGTTACGGTTGTTCTTACAGTCTGCGTTCTGTCAGGCTGTTCAGCAGTTACTACTCCAACAACTGACGGCACAACAGAGTCAGAGACTTCCATAGAGACTTCCGAGAGTACTGAAGCGACCACCACCACGGAAGCAAGGGGCCACTATGAATATAAGCCTGTTGTCATGTCTTCGATATTCCTCGATATCATGGGCGAAGACATGTATGATGCCTACAAGAACTACATTAGGGCCGTACAGAATGGTGAAGACGAATTCGAAGTAAAGACTGAAGATGATTACAACTGGATGATCGGCCAGTTCCCGAACAAGTTCCAGCCGGTCTATGAAGTCTATACCGAATCGAATTACGGAGGCGCATTTAAGGACGGGAAGGCTACATTCCAGTATAAGATCCCAAAAGAAGAGCTTGCTCAAAAGCAAGCCGAATTTGAGACGCTGGTCACTGATATCCTGAACGAGGTCTTAAGGAACGATTATTCTGATGTCGAAAAGGTCCTTGCACTCTATATCTACTTTTCCAACAATTATACATACGATTACGATACATATAACAAGATGAGCGATGAAGCTGTTCAGGGAATCTGCGCGTACAGGTTCTTCACGACAAAGCACGGTATATGTGCTGAATGCGCGACTGCATTCTCATTCCTGCTTCTTCAGGCCGGCGTGGATGCCACTGTATGTGGCGGCAATGATGAAGTTACCGGTGAAGGTCACGCATGGACTTATGTGACAATAAACGGAAAGAATTATCATGTGGATCCCACTTATGTAATGAGTTCCGGCAACTGTTTGTCTTATTTCATGATGACCGATGAGCAGCGCTGCAAAGAAGGTAATTTCAAGAAGGATTCAATGTGCGTTGCGTGCCATTATAAGAGCGACAGGAACGGCAATGAGTATAACGCTGACGATGACTTTTTCGCGCCCTTATGGGGAGGAACCTTAGTTTCATTTGATCACGCGAAAAAACTGATTTACTACATTGATGCTGACGGAAATCCTAAGACTTTCGATTATTCGGCATTCGGCTGA
- a CDS encoding ferrous iron transport protein B: MANQEIKIALAGNPNSGKTTLFNALTGSNQFVGNWPGVTVEKKEGKLKKHDGVTVTDLPGIYSLSPYTLEEVVARNYLIDENPDVILNIVDGTNLERNLYLTTQLTELGIPVVMAVNMMDIVNKNGDKIDLNMLSNQMGCKVVAISALKGTGIMEAAEEAIKAANGTKTVPPHSFSGPVEHALAHIEEACLHDMNADKQRWYAIKVFERDEKVIEKLGISKETLEHIENDIKAAEAELDDDAESIITNERYVYIASIIKSCYKKQSKGKLSKSDKIDKIVTNRILGLPIFALIMWLVYFIAMTTFGANLTDWTNDNLFGDGFFLFGIGQKQYDEDVDNWAGEAVFVDGVKAVIDEAAENDVTGAENLQADFEDADFGAFEEDYGFFADELMDKGYDIEAPLVESGALDEEGEFTAPGMDETEGAVFVPSIPDMVSGLLEKAGANEFVTGLVVDGIVGGVGAVLGFVPQMLVLFFLLAFLESCGYMARVAFVLDRIFRRFGLSGKSFIPMLVSSGCGVPGIMASRTIENQRDRRMTIMTTTFIPCGAKLPIIALITAALFRHTAFSGSWVAPSAYFIGVAAVVISGILLKKTKPFAGDPAPFVMELPAYHWPTLGNLLRSMWERGWSFIKKAGTVILISSIVIWLGSVFGNAGDGFGFDPDMELEASVLGIVGNAIKWIFAPLGFANIKATIATIMGLVAKEEVVGVFGVLDFEGLNQLSGFAFLIFNLLCAPCFAAIGAIKREMNSAKWTWFAIGYQCVFAYAIALIVYQFGLLFTGAVNVIGLIFALLVLAGLVYLLVRPAKKAK; encoded by the coding sequence ATGGCAAACCAGGAAATCAAGATCGCATTAGCGGGTAACCCGAACAGCGGTAAGACAACACTCTTCAACGCTCTTACGGGTTCCAACCAGTTCGTAGGTAACTGGCCGGGCGTAACAGTCGAGAAAAAGGAAGGTAAGCTCAAAAAGCACGACGGCGTAACCGTTACGGACCTTCCGGGTATCTATTCCCTCTCCCCTTACACATTAGAGGAAGTCGTAGCACGTAATTATCTCATTGATGAGAATCCCGACGTAATCCTCAACATCGTAGACGGTACAAACTTGGAGCGTAACCTCTACCTCACAACACAGCTTACAGAATTAGGTATCCCTGTCGTTATGGCAGTTAATATGATGGATATCGTAAATAAGAATGGCGACAAGATCGACCTTAACATGCTCTCCAATCAGATGGGCTGCAAGGTGGTCGCTATCTCCGCTCTCAAGGGCACGGGCATCATGGAGGCAGCCGAGGAAGCAATCAAGGCTGCTAATGGAACAAAGACAGTTCCTCCCCACTCTTTCTCAGGCCCCGTTGAGCACGCTCTGGCTCACATCGAAGAGGCTTGCCTCCACGATATGAATGCAGATAAACAGAGATGGTACGCAATCAAGGTTTTCGAGCGCGATGAGAAAGTAATCGAGAAGCTCGGAATCTCAAAGGAGACATTAGAGCACATCGAGAACGACATTAAGGCAGCTGAGGCTGAGCTCGACGACGATGCAGAGTCCATCATCACAAACGAGCGCTACGTTTATATCGCTTCCATTATCAAGAGCTGCTACAAGAAGCAGTCCAAGGGCAAGCTCTCCAAATCAGATAAGATCGATAAGATCGTAACAAACAGGATCTTGGGTCTCCCTATTTTCGCTCTCATCATGTGGCTCGTTTACTTCATCGCAATGACCACATTCGGTGCAAACCTTACAGACTGGACCAATGACAACCTCTTCGGTGACGGTTTCTTCCTCTTCGGCATCGGCCAGAAGCAGTACGACGAAGACGTTGATAACTGGGCCGGCGAGGCAGTATTCGTTGACGGCGTAAAGGCTGTTATCGACGAAGCTGCTGAAAATGACGTAACAGGTGCTGAGAACCTCCAGGCTGACTTCGAAGACGCTGATTTCGGCGCATTTGAAGAAGACTACGGCTTCTTCGCAGATGAGCTCATGGACAAGGGCTACGACATCGAAGCACCTCTCGTTGAATCAGGCGCATTAGATGAAGAAGGCGAATTTACTGCTCCCGGTATGGATGAGACAGAAGGCGCAGTATTCGTTCCCAGTATCCCTGATATGGTTTCAGGCCTCCTAGAAAAGGCAGGCGCTAACGAGTTCGTTACAGGACTTGTAGTTGACGGTATCGTAGGTGGTGTAGGCGCAGTATTGGGCTTCGTTCCCCAGATGCTCGTCCTCTTCTTCCTCCTCGCATTCCTAGAATCATGCGGATACATGGCAAGAGTCGCATTCGTACTCGACCGTATCTTCAGAAGATTCGGTCTTTCCGGTAAGTCATTCATCCCTATGCTCGTATCTTCAGGATGCGGTGTTCCGGGTATCATGGCATCACGTACAATCGAGAATCAGCGTGACCGCAGAATGACCATCATGACAACAACATTCATCCCCTGCGGCGCTAAGCTCCCTATCATCGCTTTGATCACGGCAGCTCTGTTCCGTCACACCGCATTCAGCGGCTCCTGGGTAGCACCTTCTGCTTACTTCATCGGTGTAGCTGCAGTAGTTATCTCAGGTATCCTCCTCAAGAAAACAAAGCCTTTCGCAGGCGATCCCGCTCCGTTCGTTATGGAGCTCCCTGCATACCACTGGCCGACACTCGGAAACCTCTTAAGATCCATGTGGGAGCGCGGCTGGTCCTTCATTAAAAAAGCAGGCACAGTTATTCTCATCTCCTCTATTGTTATCTGGCTCGGATCCGTTTTCGGAAATGCAGGTGACGGATTCGGATTCGATCCGGATATGGAACTCGAAGCTTCCGTACTCGGTATTGTAGGTAATGCAATCAAGTGGATCTTCGCTCCTTTGGGCTTTGCTAACATCAAGGCAACCATCGCAACGATCATGGGCCTTGTTGCCAAGGAAGAAGTTGTAGGTGTATTCGGTGTCCTCGACTTCGAAGGATTGAACCAGCTCTCCGGCTTCGCATTCCTCATCTTCAACCTCCTCTGCGCTCCTTGCTTCGCTGCAATCGGTGCTATCAAGAGAGAGATGAACTCTGCTAAGTGGACATGGTTCGCTATCGGCTATCAGTGCGTATTCGCTTACGCTATCGCACTCATCGTTTACCAGTTCGGCCTCCTTTTCACAGGCGCTGTAAACGTTATCGGATTGATCTTCGCTCTGCTCGTTCTTGCAGGACTTGTGTACCTCCTTGTAAGACCTGCCAAGAAAGCAAAGTAA
- a CDS encoding BlaI family penicillinase repressor, whose amino-acid sequence MRLSDSEWKIADCLWNNGDMTITELTKELRPVTGWGKNTIITLLKRMTEKGAVTFVQGDKAKKFHPAVDRTEAELEETNSFLDKVYKGNVGLMISNLIDSDQLTDEQLAELRRIIREG is encoded by the coding sequence ATGCGTTTATCAGATTCAGAGTGGAAGATTGCAGATTGTCTCTGGAATAACGGAGACATGACAATAACCGAGCTTACAAAAGAGCTCCGTCCCGTTACCGGCTGGGGTAAGAACACCATTATCACGCTCCTTAAGCGCATGACGGAAAAGGGCGCGGTTACTTTTGTCCAGGGCGACAAAGCAAAGAAATTCCATCCTGCGGTCGACAGGACCGAAGCCGAACTCGAGGAGACAAATTCTTTCCTCGATAAGGTCTACAAGGGTAATGTCGGTCTCATGATCTCGAATCTCATCGATTCCGACCAGCTTACGGATGAACAGTTGGCAGAACTTCGAAGGATCATCAGGGAAGGATAA
- a CDS encoding beta-lactamase regulating signal transducer with metallopeptidase domain, protein MLRYIIGVTLVAAAIMLIRRLASGRMLKKHQYAIWLLIPVYMIVSPFLKISVPIADELSSFIPVTVEKAVYENAYINDVFELEKADSEDIVFEQAKEQGQAVQNQAVNNEVTANKAVRKPVSTGAVLNGIYITVTAAIVVALTAYNAGFVIFCRRNRKYLGTDPESGLDVYGISHRGVPFLLFNKIYVDQDPSKTSEYAICHEACHYKHRDFLWVIVRHLVLALNWYNPVIWAAFILSGRDCELACDEEVISVYGGEYAETYAENLVMQMQRKSEFYRFTMTTGMRSGYKSMMRRIVSIKHPAKKSYKVIALSVAALIVVSGFTVLDPKAAENDQSIIDEIVSDAIIEAPVKRAAPFDYEIQKPAVKQISSNEKEVTFYRDGNAVKAKFMLPEGSGPYKTVVIRGEFESSFREYNKITAALNQNGYATLQLKNTHESEIIRRSGGSGNKTMADVYFEEVLDQFAVIDEMRYIPEIDMDNIYLWGQDLGGIISLYTGIERQDEIKGMIIVQPYLNDYQSLAFSKDPELFVRLYDLLPDCTVPTVIMEPENGLLSASRKAVSSMPDGELILFEGVLTKYDHAAENNIGELTLAALKNWDR, encoded by the coding sequence ATGCTCCGGTACATTATCGGTGTCACGCTCGTTGCGGCAGCCATAATGCTCATCAGGCGTCTTGCAAGCGGCAGGATGCTCAAAAAGCACCAGTATGCAATCTGGCTTTTGATCCCCGTTTACATGATCGTATCGCCGTTCCTTAAGATCAGCGTTCCCATAGCAGACGAACTTAGTTCATTTATTCCTGTTACCGTCGAAAAGGCTGTCTATGAGAATGCTTATATAAACGATGTTTTTGAGCTCGAAAAAGCTGACTCTGAAGATATCGTTTTCGAGCAGGCCAAAGAACAGGGACAGGCTGTACAAAATCAGGCTGTAAATAATGAAGTTACAGCGAATAAGGCAGTCAGAAAGCCTGTTAGTACCGGCGCAGTTCTCAATGGTATTTATATAACTGTAACTGCAGCGATCGTCGTTGCTTTGACGGCTTATAACGCAGGATTCGTTATCTTCTGCAGAAGGAACAGAAAGTATCTGGGAACCGATCCGGAGAGCGGACTTGATGTTTACGGCATATCTCACAGGGGAGTGCCGTTCCTGCTTTTTAACAAGATCTATGTAGATCAGGATCCTTCCAAGACAAGTGAATACGCGATATGCCACGAAGCCTGCCACTATAAGCACCGCGATTTCCTGTGGGTTATCGTAAGGCATCTGGTCCTTGCGCTTAATTGGTATAACCCCGTTATCTGGGCAGCATTCATTCTCTCGGGAAGAGACTGCGAGCTTGCCTGCGATGAAGAAGTCATAAGCGTTTACGGCGGTGAATATGCAGAGACTTATGCCGAGAATCTGGTAATGCAGATGCAGAGAAAGTCCGAGTTCTACAGATTTACGATGACTACCGGCATGAGAAGCGGCTACAAGTCGATGATGCGCAGGATCGTAAGCATCAAGCATCCTGCAAAGAAGAGCTATAAGGTCATTGCGCTGAGCGTTGCAGCATTGATCGTTGTCTCAGGTTTTACTGTGCTTGACCCCAAGGCCGCAGAGAATGACCAGAGCATAATAGATGAGATCGTAAGCGATGCAATCATTGAAGCGCCCGTAAAGCGCGCTGCACCTTTCGATTATGAGATCCAAAAGCCTGCGGTAAAGCAGATCTCTTCAAACGAGAAGGAAGTCACGTTCTACCGTGACGGTAATGCTGTAAAAGCTAAGTTCATGCTTCCTGAAGGAAGCGGCCCTTATAAGACGGTAGTGATCCGCGGTGAATTCGAGAGCTCTTTTAGAGAATATAACAAAATCACCGCTGCTCTTAATCAGAACGGATATGCCACTTTGCAGTTAAAGAATACACATGAGAGCGAAATAATCAGGCGCTCGGGTGGAAGCGGCAACAAGACCATGGCTGATGTATATTTCGAAGAGGTCCTCGATCAGTTCGCAGTCATCGATGAGATGCGTTACATTCCTGAGATCGACATGGATAACATCTATCTGTGGGGACAGGATCTCGGAGGCATCATATCGCTTTATACAGGCATCGAGAGACAGGATGAGATAAAGGGTATGATCATTGTTCAGCCATATCTTAATGATTACCAGTCTCTGGCTTTTTCGAAAGATCCTGAGCTCTTTGTAAGACTCTATGATCTGCTTCCTGACTGCACAGTCCCGACTGTCATCATGGAACCTGAAAACGGCCTTTTGTCGGCTTCCAGAAAAGCCGTGTCAAGCATGCCTGACGGTGAACTGATCCTGTTTGAAGGCGTGCTCACAAAGTATGATCACGCTGCTGAAAACAACATCGGCGAGCTTACATTAGCGGCTCTGAAGAACTGGGATCGATAA
- a CDS encoding carbohydrate ABC transporter membrane protein 1 (CUT1 family), producing the protein MGRKHRNIERHYNKWGYIFMIPFVAAFMFFHFYPLANTVYYAFCEMKGMGSTEPQTLISLGEPWYKNFIDVLKTRSFSDALRNTLIIWVAYAVPELAFTFWLAAVITDRRLRIKGRLLYKTAFFFPKLVDGTNVSFVLTTHLVSTVGSTMFFVISAVMMNGFGFKPDDFNFFLSDRFFIIILSIYCHFGITFIYVIAGITGVPVEVMEAAEIDGATRTQTFLRVTLPCMRPILFFITVITVVDGVGMYKVPSLVTNNFDIFRTNLTLMMYLQNQFFMGNFAYDRASASSLIMLALYAFFAGLIYFIFIRDREEAKRRRKIRKIRREERKRLKAA; encoded by the coding sequence ATGGGAAGAAAGCATAGAAACATTGAACGTCACTATAACAAATGGGGTTATATCTTTATGATCCCCTTTGTTGCTGCGTTCATGTTCTTCCATTTCTATCCGCTCGCAAATACCGTTTACTACGCCTTCTGCGAGATGAAAGGCATGGGAAGCACCGAACCGCAGACACTGATCTCGCTCGGTGAACCATGGTATAAAAACTTCATTGATGTTTTAAAGACGAGATCATTCAGTGATGCACTGAGGAACACCTTGATCATATGGGTGGCTTACGCGGTCCCTGAGCTGGCATTTACGTTCTGGCTTGCTGCAGTGATTACTGACAGAAGATTGAGGATAAAGGGCAGGCTTCTTTATAAGACCGCATTCTTCTTCCCTAAACTCGTTGACGGAACGAACGTAAGCTTTGTATTAACAACACATTTGGTATCAACTGTCGGAAGCACAATGTTCTTCGTAATCTCGGCAGTCATGATGAACGGGTTCGGATTTAAGCCGGACGATTTCAATTTCTTCCTGTCGGACCGCTTTTTCATAATTATCCTGAGTATCTATTGCCACTTCGGGATCACATTTATCTATGTCATAGCGGGCATCACCGGTGTGCCGGTGGAAGTAATGGAGGCGGCTGAGATCGACGGTGCTACGAGAACACAGACCTTCCTTCGCGTAACGCTTCCGTGCATGCGTCCGATCCTGTTCTTCATAACTGTCATCACCGTAGTCGATGGTGTCGGCATGTATAAGGTGCCGTCTCTGGTCACCAACAACTTTGATATCTTCAGGACAAATTTGACGCTCATGATGTATCTGCAGAACCAGTTCTTTATGGGTAATTTCGCTTACGACAGGGCGTCTGCCTCAAGTCTGATTATGCTTGCGCTCTATGCGTTCTTTGCCGGCCTGATCTACTTTATCTTCATAAGGGACAGGGAAGAAGCGAAACGCAGAAGGAAGATCAGGAAAATCAGAAGGGAAGAGCGGAAACGCCTTAAGGCTGCGTGA